One part of the Sphingobium yanoikuyae genome encodes these proteins:
- a CDS encoding S10 family peptidase, translated as MRLTISLAALALAIMPMAVQAQDGDKKKDEAPAAEAGVPAPNVSVTHHKSVFGGKAISYTATTGETYLKDKDGKPLAAIYATAYVKDGGDKKRPITFLYNGGPGSGSLWLHMGAFGPKRVVLPDAQDDGAPPYPLVDNAESLLDVTDLVFIDPVGTGFSHAIGKKDPKDYWGVSADAKSIADYIRLWLNENGRWSSPKYIGGESYGTTRSVALINELEGGYNDVAVNGIILISSILDFGASAEVQGNEMPYILNLPSMATTAWYHKKMGNPPATVAEAAQQARAFAIGPYAAALLKGNQLSDQERASVRAELARLTGLSEQFVDHAELRITPGRFYKELLRDRGVSIGRLDTRYTGKDYDAAGEEPDNDPSFYAIDGAYTAAMNSYARDELKYKTDRSYVTIGGVSGWDWKLQGQRGRDSEVYASVAPYLSKALRENSGLKVFVGQGWYDFATPFFGAEYAMSRTGFDPARIQYHYYDAGHMMYVRPDDLRKLSADIRAFISQR; from the coding sequence ATGCGTTTGACGATTTCGCTGGCCGCGCTCGCGCTGGCCATCATGCCTATGGCCGTCCAGGCCCAGGACGGGGACAAGAAGAAGGATGAGGCACCGGCCGCCGAAGCTGGCGTGCCCGCCCCCAATGTCTCGGTCACCCATCATAAGAGCGTGTTCGGCGGCAAGGCGATCAGCTACACCGCGACCACCGGCGAAACCTATCTGAAGGACAAGGATGGCAAGCCGCTCGCGGCCATCTATGCCACCGCCTATGTCAAGGATGGCGGCGACAAGAAGCGCCCGATCACCTTCCTCTATAATGGCGGCCCCGGCTCGGGCTCGCTCTGGCTGCACATGGGCGCCTTCGGCCCCAAGCGCGTGGTGCTGCCCGATGCGCAGGATGACGGCGCGCCGCCCTATCCGCTGGTCGACAATGCCGAATCGCTGCTCGACGTCACCGATCTTGTCTTCATCGATCCGGTCGGCACCGGCTTTTCCCACGCCATCGGCAAGAAGGATCCCAAGGATTATTGGGGCGTCTCCGCCGACGCAAAGTCGATCGCCGACTATATCCGCCTGTGGCTCAATGAGAATGGCCGCTGGTCCTCGCCCAAATATATCGGCGGCGAAAGCTATGGCACCACCCGTTCGGTCGCGCTGATCAACGAGCTTGAAGGCGGCTATAACGACGTCGCGGTCAACGGCATCATCCTGATCTCGTCGATCCTCGACTTCGGCGCCTCGGCCGAGGTGCAGGGCAATGAAATGCCCTATATCCTCAACCTCCCCTCGATGGCGACGACCGCCTGGTATCACAAGAAGATGGGCAATCCGCCCGCCACCGTGGCCGAAGCCGCCCAGCAGGCCCGCGCCTTCGCGATCGGCCCCTATGCCGCCGCGCTGCTGAAGGGCAATCAGTTGTCGGACCAGGAACGCGCCAGCGTCCGTGCCGAACTCGCCCGCCTCACCGGCCTGTCGGAGCAATTTGTCGACCATGCCGAACTGCGCATCACGCCCGGCCGTTTCTACAAGGAATTGCTGCGCGATCGCGGCGTCTCCATCGGTCGCCTCGACACCCGCTACACCGGCAAGGATTATGATGCGGCCGGCGAGGAGCCCGACAACGACCCCAGCTTCTACGCGATCGACGGCGCCTATACCGCGGCGATGAACAGCTATGCCCGCGACGAGCTGAAGTACAAGACCGACCGCAGCTATGTGACGATCGGCGGGGTCAGCGGCTGGGACTGGAAGCTGCAGGGCCAGCGCGGCCGCGACAGCGAAGTTTACGCCAGCGTCGCCCCTTATCTGAGCAAGGCGCTGCGCGAGAATAGCGGCCTCAAGGTATTCGTAGGCCAGGGCTGGTATGATTTCGCCACGCCCTTCTTCGGCGCCGAATATGCGATGAGCCGCACCGGCTTCGATCCCGCGCGGATCCAGTATCATTATTATGATGCCGGCCACATGATGTATGTCCGCCCCGACGACCTGCGCAAGCTGAGCGCGGATATCCGGGCGTTCATCTCGCAGCGATGA
- a CDS encoding isocitrate lyase: MTYQSEIAKADTLIGGQGHWDGIAPESVARMRLQNRFQSGLDIARYTAKIMRADMAAYDADPANYTQSLGCWHGFIGQQKMISIKKHFGTTKGRYLYLSGWMVAALRSEFGPLPDQSMHEKTSVPALIEELYTFLRQADARELGGLFRDLDKARAEGDEVRAAKLQQQIDNHETHIVPIVADIDAGFGNAEATYLLAKKFIEAGACCIQIENQVSDEKQCGHQDGKVTVPHEDFLAKIRAVRYAFLELGVDDGVIVARTDSLGAGLTKQIAFTRQAGDIGDLYNGFLDCDAVDATAIGHGDVLISRDGQLLKPKRLPSNLYQFRAGTGEDRCVLDCITALQNGADLLWIETEKPHIGQIGGMVSRIREVIPNAKLVYNNSPSFNWTLNFRQQVFDAWVEAGKDVGAYDRARLMSADYDATDLGIEADERIRTFQKDAAAQAGIFHHLITLPTYHTAALSTDNLAKEYFGEAGMLGYVKGVQRQEIRQGIACVKHQNMAGSDIGDDHKEYFAGEAALKAGGAHNTMNQFAA, from the coding sequence ATGACCTATCAAAGTGAAATCGCGAAGGCCGACACGCTGATCGGTGGCCAGGGCCATTGGGACGGCATTGCGCCCGAATCCGTCGCCCGGATGCGCCTGCAGAACCGGTTCCAGAGCGGCCTCGACATCGCCCGCTACACTGCAAAGATCATGCGCGCCGACATGGCCGCCTATGATGCCGATCCGGCCAACTACACCCAGTCGCTGGGCTGCTGGCACGGCTTCATCGGCCAGCAGAAGATGATCAGCATCAAGAAGCATTTCGGCACCACCAAGGGCCGCTACCTCTATCTCTCGGGCTGGATGGTCGCGGCGCTGCGCAGCGAGTTCGGCCCGCTGCCCGACCAGTCGATGCACGAAAAGACCAGCGTCCCCGCGCTGATCGAGGAACTCTACACCTTCCTGCGCCAGGCCGACGCCCGCGAGCTGGGCGGCCTGTTCCGCGATCTCGACAAGGCCCGCGCGGAAGGGGACGAGGTCCGCGCCGCCAAACTGCAGCAGCAGATCGACAATCATGAAACCCATATCGTCCCGATCGTTGCCGACATCGACGCCGGCTTCGGCAATGCGGAGGCGACCTATCTGCTCGCCAAGAAGTTCATCGAGGCCGGCGCCTGCTGCATCCAGATCGAGAACCAGGTCTCGGACGAAAAACAGTGCGGCCATCAGGACGGCAAGGTCACGGTCCCGCATGAGGACTTCCTCGCGAAGATCCGGGCGGTCCGCTACGCCTTCCTGGAACTCGGCGTCGACGACGGCGTGATCGTCGCGCGGACGGACTCGCTGGGCGCGGGTCTCACCAAGCAGATCGCCTTCACCCGGCAAGCGGGCGACATTGGCGACCTGTATAATGGCTTCCTTGATTGCGATGCCGTCGATGCGACCGCGATCGGCCATGGCGACGTCCTCATCAGCCGCGATGGGCAATTGCTGAAGCCCAAGCGCCTGCCGTCGAACCTCTATCAGTTCCGCGCCGGCACCGGCGAGGATCGCTGCGTCCTCGACTGCATCACCGCGCTCCAGAATGGCGCCGACCTGCTGTGGATCGAAACCGAAAAGCCGCATATCGGCCAGATTGGCGGGATGGTCAGCCGCATCCGCGAGGTGATCCCCAACGCCAAGCTGGTCTATAACAACTCGCCCAGCTTCAACTGGACGCTGAACTTCCGCCAGCAGGTGTTCGACGCCTGGGTCGAAGCCGGCAAGGATGTCGGTGCCTATGACCGGGCGAGACTGATGAGCGCGGATTATGACGCCACCGACCTCGGCATCGAAGCGGACGAACGCATCCGTACCTTCCAGAAGGATGCGGCGGCGCAGGCGGGCATCTTCCACCACCTCATCACCCTGCCGACCTATCACACCGCCGCGCTCAGCACCGACAATCTCGCGAAGGAATATTTCGGCGAGGCCGGCATGCTGGGTTACGTCAAGGGTGTGCAGCGGCAGGAAATCCGCCAGGGCATCGCCTGCGTGAAGCACCAGAATATGGCCGGCTCCGACATTGGCGACGACCATAAGGAATATTTCGCCGGCGAAGCCGCGCTCAAGGCCGGCGGCGCCCACAACACGATGAACCAGTTTGCGGCCTAA
- a CDS encoding amidohydrolase, which produces MRHALTAFLAAVSFSSIAVAQTPAAPPPAQPAMVQPTPTPQSELPGLIARDMEGLMTLYRDLHANPELSLQEVNTAAKLAKRLKAMKFDVTEKVGGTGVVAVMKNGSGPVLLIRADMDGLPVVEQTGLDFASKVRTKTPEGVETGVMHACGHDTHMTAFIETAKLLSSSKDKWKGTLVMILQPAEEVGKGARDMLEDGLYTRFPRPTHAIAFHDAANLQAGVVGYTPGYALANVDSVDIVVKGLGGHGAYPQTTRDPIVLGSRIVTSLQTLVSREQDPQDPAVVTVGSFQAGAKHNIIPDQALLLLTVRSYSDETRAKLIKGIERIARGEAIAAGVPDDKMPVVSVKDEFTPSTYNPPEFAEQMGALLKGHFAEGRVVKTPAVMGGEDFGRFYRADKSINSFIFWVGGVPADKMAAAQAGQITLPSLHSPFWAPEADKVIATASEAMTVLAMDILKKD; this is translated from the coding sequence ATGCGCCACGCGCTCACGGCCTTTCTGGCCGCTGTCAGCTTTTCGTCCATCGCCGTCGCCCAAACCCCGGCTGCGCCGCCGCCGGCTCAGCCGGCCATGGTCCAGCCGACGCCCACGCCGCAGAGCGAACTGCCCGGCCTGATCGCCAGGGACATGGAGGGGCTGATGACCCTCTATCGTGACCTGCACGCCAATCCCGAACTCTCGCTGCAGGAGGTGAACACCGCCGCCAAGCTGGCCAAGCGCCTGAAAGCGATGAAGTTCGACGTGACCGAGAAGGTCGGCGGCACCGGCGTCGTCGCGGTGATGAAGAATGGCTCGGGCCCCGTCCTCCTCATCCGCGCCGACATGGACGGCCTGCCGGTGGTCGAGCAGACCGGCCTCGACTTCGCGTCCAAGGTCCGCACCAAGACGCCCGAAGGGGTAGAGACTGGCGTGATGCACGCCTGCGGCCATGACACCCACATGACCGCCTTCATCGAGACCGCCAAGCTGCTCTCGTCCAGCAAGGACAAGTGGAAGGGCACGCTGGTGATGATCCTGCAGCCGGCCGAGGAAGTGGGCAAGGGCGCCCGCGACATGCTGGAGGACGGACTCTACACCCGCTTCCCGCGCCCGACCCATGCCATCGCCTTCCATGACGCCGCCAATCTCCAGGCCGGCGTCGTCGGCTATACGCCGGGCTATGCTCTCGCCAATGTCGACAGCGTCGATATCGTGGTGAAGGGGCTGGGCGGCCATGGCGCCTATCCGCAGACGACCCGCGACCCGATCGTGCTGGGTTCGCGCATCGTCACCTCGCTGCAGACCCTGGTCAGCCGCGAACAGGATCCGCAGGATCCCGCCGTGGTCACCGTCGGCAGCTTCCAGGCCGGCGCCAAGCACAACATCATCCCCGACCAGGCGCTACTGCTGCTGACCGTGCGCAGCTATTCGGACGAGACCCGCGCGAAGCTGATCAAGGGGATCGAGCGGATCGCCCGTGGCGAGGCGATTGCGGCGGGCGTGCCCGACGACAAGATGCCGGTCGTCAGCGTCAAGGACGAGTTCACCCCGTCCACCTACAATCCGCCCGAATTCGCCGAACAGATGGGCGCGCTGCTCAAGGGGCATTTCGCCGAGGGCCGCGTGGTCAAGACCCCGGCGGTGATGGGCGGCGAGGATTTCGGCCGCTTCTACCGCGCCGACAAGTCGATCAACAGCTTCATCTTCTGGGTCGGCGGCGTGCCGGCGGACAAGATGGCAGCGGCGCAGGCTGGCCAGATCACCCTGCCCTCGCTGCATAGTCCGTTCTGGGCGCCGGAGGCCGACAAGGTGATCGCCACCGCCAGCGAGGCGATGACCGTCCTCGCCATGGATATCCTGAAGAAGGATTGA
- a CDS encoding DUF2279 domain-containing protein: MLAVLLAAVAPSQVSAQESADLSPLAHGSGETASPATLTVNESISFDLASLTPKKQPETELPDGVGPSIVVDTDSPAAIDPDRYRSLGSRMAAAKWETLGLFAYITATQAYWTDDTTSFHFKDEGWFGKNTNNLGIDKLTHAFNAYLFAEFLGARIAHKTDDRAAAALPAALLSTALQFYGELWDGHKSDSGFSYQDIVFNTAGAAFSVLRHTVPGLEEKLDFRLMMVPNSHVYSFKGKEHYEQQHFLLSLELAGFDGLKTGPFRLVELQVGYRGKDFTNADIAAGKEPKRDIFFGVALNIKELFFKNSRSRVGRMIGSGLNYFQIPYTGLYDNY; encoded by the coding sequence ATGCTGGCGGTGCTCCTCGCAGCCGTCGCACCGTCGCAAGTCAGCGCCCAGGAAAGCGCCGACCTCTCCCCGCTCGCACATGGTTCAGGCGAAACGGCTTCGCCTGCCACCCTGACCGTGAATGAGTCCATCTCCTTCGATCTCGCCAGCCTCACGCCGAAGAAACAGCCGGAAACCGAACTGCCGGACGGTGTCGGTCCATCCATCGTCGTCGATACAGATAGTCCGGCTGCAATCGATCCCGACCGCTATCGCTCGCTCGGCAGCCGGATGGCGGCAGCCAAATGGGAAACATTGGGGCTCTTCGCCTATATCACCGCGACCCAGGCCTATTGGACCGACGACACGACATCCTTTCACTTCAAGGATGAAGGATGGTTCGGCAAGAACACCAACAATCTTGGCATCGACAAGCTGACGCACGCCTTCAACGCCTATCTCTTCGCAGAATTTCTCGGCGCACGCATCGCCCACAAGACTGATGACCGGGCTGCCGCCGCCTTGCCGGCCGCTCTGCTGTCGACCGCGCTGCAATTCTACGGCGAATTATGGGATGGGCATAAGAGCGACAGCGGCTTCTCCTACCAGGACATTGTCTTCAACACGGCCGGCGCGGCCTTTTCCGTGCTGCGGCACACCGTGCCGGGGCTGGAGGAGAAGCTGGATTTCCGGCTGATGATGGTGCCCAATTCCCATGTCTATTCCTTCAAGGGCAAGGAACATTATGAGCAGCAGCATTTCCTGCTGTCGCTCGAACTGGCCGGCTTCGATGGATTGAAGACCGGCCCCTTTCGCCTTGTGGAATTGCAGGTCGGCTATCGCGGCAAGGATTTCACCAATGCGGATATTGCCGCGGGCAAGGAGCCCAAGCGCGACATCTTCTTCGGCGTCGCGCTCAACATCAAGGAACTCTTCTTCAAGAACAGCCGGTCGCGGGTCGGCCGGATGATTGGCAGCGGCCTCAACTATTTCCAGATCCCCTATACGGGTCTCTATGATAATTACTGA
- a CDS encoding terminase small subunit, with protein MNQSLPPPPAAPARRPRRQWTPDRQRRFLAAQLETGNISHAAQMVGTSRSSAHRLRDRLAGTGFDRCWANALALHAARLSDPLAPIRRHKGPIGR; from the coding sequence ATGAACCAGTCTCTTCCTCCTCCGCCCGCCGCGCCTGCCCGGCGCCCTCGCCGCCAATGGACGCCCGATCGTCAGCGCCGCTTCCTCGCCGCGCAGCTCGAAACCGGCAATATCAGCCATGCCGCGCAGATGGTCGGCACGTCCCGTTCCAGCGCGCACCGGCTGCGCGATCGGCTCGCGGGCACCGGCTTCGACCGCTGCTGGGCCAATGCGCTGGCGCTCCACGCCGCCCGCCTGAGCGATCCGCTCGCGCCGATCCGCCGACATAAGGGGCCGATCGGTCGGTAA
- a CDS encoding helix-turn-helix domain-containing protein yields MAKDRPVYMGPRLRRLRRELGLTQADMANDLEISASYVALLERNQRPLTADMLLRLARTYKLDMAEVAGDGGTEQTARLQAVLKDPMFADIDLPQLATGDVAVNYPGITEALLRLYTSYREEHLALADRGAEAEPQEDGADPVAEARRFIAARRNSFPLLDDAAEKLAAEAEAESGLAGWLKARHNLRVRRLPSDVMAGSMRRLDRHRDAVLLDDALDGASSAFQLALQIAYLEMRKGFDALLKDGQFASESGRRLARRALAGYGAAAILMPYTAFAKAVEARRYDVEALARQFGVSFEQAAHRLTTLQKPGQERVPFFFLRVDQAGNVSKRLDGAGFPFARHGGSCPLWSVHRVFETPREVVTQWLELPDGQRFFSIARTVTAGGGSWGAAKVERAIALCCAADHAHRLVYSQDAPPPAPTPIGVTCRLCHRSQCMARSAPPIGRDMLPDDYRRTRAPFGFADG; encoded by the coding sequence ATGGCCAAGGATCGTCCCGTCTATATGGGGCCGCGATTGCGGCGGCTGCGGCGCGAGCTGGGCCTGACCCAGGCGGACATGGCCAATGATCTGGAGATCAGCGCCTCCTATGTCGCGCTGCTGGAACGCAATCAGCGACCGCTGACCGCCGACATGCTGCTGCGCCTCGCCCGCACCTACAAGCTCGACATGGCCGAAGTGGCGGGCGACGGCGGCACGGAACAGACGGCGCGACTGCAGGCGGTGCTGAAGGATCCGATGTTCGCCGATATCGACCTGCCGCAACTGGCGACCGGCGATGTCGCGGTCAATTATCCCGGCATTACCGAGGCTTTGCTGCGGCTCTATACCAGCTATCGCGAGGAGCATCTGGCGCTGGCGGACCGGGGGGCAGAGGCGGAGCCTCAGGAGGATGGCGCCGATCCGGTGGCGGAGGCGCGGCGCTTCATCGCCGCGCGGCGCAACAGCTTCCCGCTGCTCGACGATGCGGCCGAGAAGCTGGCGGCGGAAGCAGAGGCCGAGAGCGGTCTGGCCGGCTGGCTCAAGGCCCGCCACAATTTGCGGGTGCGGCGATTGCCGTCGGACGTGATGGCGGGATCGATGCGGCGGCTGGACCGGCATCGTGACGCGGTGCTGCTGGACGATGCGCTGGACGGCGCCAGCTCGGCCTTCCAGCTCGCGCTCCAGATCGCCTATCTGGAGATGCGCAAGGGCTTCGACGCGCTGCTGAAGGACGGACAGTTCGCCAGCGAGAGCGGGCGGCGGCTCGCCCGGCGGGCGCTGGCGGGCTATGGCGCGGCGGCGATCCTGATGCCCTATACCGCCTTCGCCAAGGCGGTGGAGGCCAGGCGCTATGATGTCGAGGCGCTGGCCCGGCAGTTCGGCGTCAGCTTCGAGCAGGCGGCGCATCGCCTCACCACCTTGCAGAAGCCGGGGCAGGAGCGCGTGCCCTTCTTCTTCCTGCGGGTCGATCAGGCCGGCAATGTCTCCAAGCGGCTGGATGGGGCCGGCTTTCCCTTTGCCCGCCATGGCGGCTCCTGCCCGCTCTGGTCGGTGCATCGCGTGTTCGAAACGCCGCGCGAGGTGGTGACGCAATGGCTGGAACTGCCCGACGGCCAGCGTTTCTTCTCGATCGCGCGCACCGTCACCGCCGGCGGCGGCAGCTGGGGCGCAGCCAAGGTGGAGCGGGCGATCGCACTGTGCTGCGCGGCCGACCATGCCCATCGGCTGGTCTATAGCCAGGATGCGCCGCCGCCCGCACCGACGCCGATCGGCGTTACCTGTCGCCTGTGCCACCGCAGCCAGTGCATGGCCCGGTCCGCCCCGCCAATCGGCCGCGACATGCTGCCCGACGATTATCGGCGGACGCGGGCGCCGTTCGGCTTTGCCGATGGTTAG
- a CDS encoding MFS transporter: MQQPSGLSKRSLAIAGLSTIVEWYDFTLYLYLATLLSRIFYGGGAAGVGHVLAGFAIAYLMRPLGAIVFGHIGDRHGRRPTMLLSMALMSAAMLATALLPTQAQAGPIAGWLLLALRCVMAFSVGGEYTGVVAYLLEGAPPGRRGLITSLASAASEVGGLLAVALSALTVALLDETALADWGWRIPFLVGAGLAALILLARSRIEESPDFLAQRARGSIPAQPLRLSLRAYRPAIGRGFAISALGSITYYVGIVYVPSFLIGTGRMGEADALTLSTLAALVVILVTPLVGALSDRIGRRPVLVALALAGVALPALLFALMAQGSALGGALLGATLLAALGGAVSAVGAVTTAEQFPGEGRLSGLAFGATSATALFGGLTPYLSHQLTQASGWASAPGWLIAIVALGVLPVLWRLPESPPKRQQPC, encoded by the coding sequence ATGCAACAGCCGTCCGGCCTCTCGAAGCGATCGCTGGCGATTGCCGGGCTGTCGACCATCGTCGAATGGTATGACTTCACCCTCTATCTCTATCTCGCCACCTTGTTGTCGCGCATCTTCTATGGCGGCGGTGCGGCGGGCGTGGGGCATGTGCTGGCGGGCTTTGCGATCGCCTATCTGATGCGGCCGCTGGGCGCGATCGTCTTTGGCCATATCGGCGATCGCCATGGCCGGCGGCCGACCATGTTGCTGTCGATGGCGCTGATGAGCGCAGCGATGCTGGCGACCGCGCTGCTGCCGACCCAGGCCCAAGCCGGGCCGATCGCCGGCTGGCTGCTGCTGGCGCTGCGCTGTGTCATGGCCTTCTCGGTCGGGGGCGAATATACCGGCGTCGTCGCCTATCTGCTGGAAGGGGCGCCGCCCGGCCGGCGGGGGCTCATCACATCCCTGGCGTCAGCGGCGAGCGAGGTCGGCGGGCTGCTGGCAGTGGCGCTGTCCGCCCTGACCGTGGCGCTGCTGGACGAGACGGCGCTGGCCGACTGGGGCTGGCGCATTCCCTTTCTGGTCGGCGCAGGGTTGGCGGCGCTCATCCTGCTGGCACGGTCGCGGATCGAGGAATCGCCCGATTTCCTGGCGCAGCGCGCCCGTGGCAGCATCCCGGCCCAGCCGCTGCGCCTCAGCCTGCGCGCCTATCGGCCAGCGATCGGCCGCGGCTTTGCCATTTCGGCGCTGGGGTCGATCACCTATTATGTCGGCATCGTCTATGTGCCGAGCTTCCTGATCGGGACTGGCCGCATGGGCGAGGCCGATGCGCTGACACTCTCGACGCTGGCGGCACTGGTGGTGATATTGGTGACGCCGCTGGTCGGCGCCCTGTCCGACCGGATCGGGCGGCGGCCGGTGCTGGTCGCGCTGGCACTCGCCGGCGTCGCGTTACCAGCCTTGCTCTTTGCCCTGATGGCCCAGGGAAGCGCACTGGGCGGCGCGCTGCTGGGCGCGACCCTGCTGGCGGCACTGGGCGGAGCAGTGAGCGCGGTCGGCGCCGTGACCACGGCCGAGCAATTTCCCGGCGAGGGGCGGCTGAGTGGCCTCGCCTTTGGCGCCACCAGTGCGACGGCCCTGTTCGGCGGCCTCACCCCCTATCTGTCGCATCAACTGACGCAGGCCAGCGGATGGGCATCGGCCCCCGGCTGGCTGATCGCGATCGTGGCGCTCGGCGTATTGCCGGTGCTCTGGCGCCTGCCCGAAAGCCCGCCAAAGCGACAACAGCCCTGCTGA
- a CDS encoding DUF885 domain-containing protein has translation MNRRQFLTTSGATALAASAPRAFAQPGSQDARLRAMLDGFFYERLDDSPEQATRLGLDTGARAALRGKLSDTSAAGAARDLARTKTQAKQLAGLDRAALSPASQLDYDVVAYQLDRAVGGERFAYGETAGRYAPYILSQLTGSYRETPDFLDSQHRVKDAADADAYLARLEAFPTSMDGELERQKADAAKGVFAPDYILDTTMKMQAALRDQPAAQTVLVASFAKKLAAAGLPPERAAQAEKIVAEKVFPAVDRQRALVQQLRAKAVHDAGCWRLPDGEAFYAAAAEAATTTRLTGDEIHQMGLDQVASISSRIDAILKGEGMSQGTVGDRLVALNKRPDQLYPNTDPGREALLAQLNSQIKAMQARLGEAFNTVPKAPVEVRRVPVTIQAGAPGGYYQNASLDGSRPAIYFINLRDTFDRPKFGLATLTHHEAVPGHHLQVTVALESDSIPMIRRRGFYSGYSEGWALYSEQLADEMGMYKGDPLGQVGYLQSLLFRATRLVVDSGMHAKRWSREKATDYLIATTGIARGRSQGEIDRYTVWPGQACSYKIGHTVWNDLREQVKKAQGDKFDLKQFHEVLTLGAMPLDILKQAVRQRAGIA, from the coding sequence GTGAACCGACGCCAATTCCTCACCACCAGCGGCGCCACGGCGCTGGCCGCATCCGCCCCGCGCGCCTTTGCGCAGCCGGGATCGCAGGATGCCCGCCTGCGCGCCATGCTGGACGGCTTCTTCTATGAGCGGCTGGACGACAGCCCGGAACAGGCGACCCGCCTTGGCCTCGACACCGGTGCCCGCGCGGCGCTGCGCGGCAAGCTCAGCGACACCAGCGCCGCCGGCGCGGCCCGCGACCTCGCCCGCACCAAGACGCAGGCCAAGCAACTGGCGGGCCTGGACCGTGCGGCGCTCAGCCCGGCCAGCCAGCTCGACTATGATGTCGTCGCCTATCAGCTCGATCGCGCGGTGGGTGGCGAACGTTTCGCCTATGGCGAGACGGCGGGCCGCTATGCGCCCTATATCCTGAGCCAGCTCACCGGCTCCTATCGCGAAACGCCCGACTTCCTCGACAGCCAGCACCGGGTGAAGGACGCGGCCGATGCCGACGCCTATCTGGCGCGGCTCGAAGCCTTCCCCACCAGCATGGATGGCGAGCTGGAGCGGCAGAAGGCGGACGCGGCCAAGGGCGTGTTCGCGCCCGACTATATCCTCGACACGACGATGAAGATGCAGGCAGCGCTGCGCGACCAGCCCGCCGCCCAGACCGTGCTGGTGGCAAGCTTTGCCAAGAAGCTGGCCGCCGCCGGCCTGCCGCCCGAACGCGCGGCCCAGGCGGAAAAGATCGTCGCGGAAAAGGTCTTCCCCGCGGTCGATCGCCAGCGCGCGCTGGTGCAGCAGTTGCGCGCCAAGGCGGTGCATGATGCCGGCTGCTGGCGCCTGCCCGATGGCGAGGCCTTCTACGCCGCCGCCGCCGAAGCCGCGACCACGACCCGGCTGACCGGCGACGAGATCCACCAGATGGGCCTGGATCAGGTCGCCAGCATCTCGTCGCGGATCGACGCGATCCTGAAGGGCGAAGGAATGAGCCAGGGCACGGTCGGCGACCGTCTGGTCGCGCTCAACAAGCGCCCCGACCAACTCTACCCCAATACCGATCCGGGCCGCGAGGCGCTGCTGGCGCAGCTCAACAGCCAGATCAAGGCGATGCAGGCGCGGCTGGGCGAGGCGTTCAACACCGTGCCCAAGGCGCCGGTCGAGGTGCGCCGCGTGCCGGTGACGATCCAGGCGGGCGCACCGGGCGGCTATTATCAGAATGCCTCGCTCGACGGGTCGCGGCCGGCCATCTATTTCATCAATCTGCGCGACACGTTCGACCGGCCGAAATTCGGCCTCGCCACGCTGACCCATCATGAGGCGGTGCCGGGCCACCATCTGCAGGTGACGGTGGCACTGGAATCGGATTCGATCCCGATGATCCGCCGCCGCGGCTTCTACAGCGGCTATTCCGAGGGCTGGGCGCTCTATTCCGAACAGCTGGCCGACGAGATGGGCATGTACAAGGGAGATCCGCTGGGCCAGGTCGGCTATCTCCAGTCGTTGCTGTTCCGCGCCACCCGGCTGGTGGTCGACAGCGGCATGCATGCCAAGCGCTGGAGCCGCGAGAAGGCGACGGATTACCTCATCGCCACCACCGGCATCGCGCGCGGCCGCAGCCAGGGCGAGATCGACCGCTATACCGTCTGGCCGGGCCAGGCGTGCAGCTACAAGATCGGCCACACCGTGTGGAACGACCTGCGCGAGCAAGTGAAGAAAGCGCAGGGCGACAAGTTCGACCTCAAGCAGTTCCACGAAGTGCTGACGCTGGGCGCGATGCCGCTCGACATCTTGAAGCAGGCGGTGCGCCAGCGGGCGGGGATCGCCTAA